The following are encoded in a window of Candidatus Sericytochromatia bacterium genomic DNA:
- a CDS encoding kinase has protein sequence MIICRTPFRVSFFGGGTDYPIWYRENSGAVISATINKYSYITARRLPPFFDFKHRIRYFEKEETQTIHEIRHPSVRECARYLEFDDAFELVHTADLPARSGLGSSSTFTVGALHAFHSLKNYMPTKRELALQALHVEQERIGEAVGSQDQVAAAFGGLNLIRFAGVREFDVDPIVIAPERLQRLQENLLLCFTGYARTASDIARSQIELTPTKLSELRAMSDICNTALECLTAREDALDEFGRLLNEQWRIKRGLSHLVSTPKIDEIYEAGLKCGALGGKLLGAGGGGFMLFYAPKECHANIQAVLNERMFVPFRFEFTGSKIVYFSRD, from the coding sequence ATGATTATTTGCCGCACACCCTTCCGAGTGTCGTTTTTTGGCGGGGGCACCGATTACCCGATTTGGTACCGTGAAAATTCGGGTGCTGTTATCAGCGCAACGATCAACAAGTACAGTTATATCACCGCCAGAAGACTTCCTCCGTTTTTCGATTTCAAGCACAGGATACGCTACTTCGAAAAGGAGGAGACCCAGACCATTCACGAGATTCGCCATCCCTCGGTTCGCGAGTGTGCACGCTATCTAGAATTTGATGACGCGTTTGAACTGGTTCACACGGCTGATCTCCCCGCTCGTTCCGGCTTGGGCTCCAGTTCCACGTTTACGGTAGGGGCCCTTCACGCTTTTCACTCGTTGAAAAATTACATGCCGACGAAGCGCGAATTGGCCCTCCAAGCCCTGCATGTAGAGCAGGAACGGATTGGAGAGGCCGTTGGTTCCCAAGACCAGGTTGCGGCCGCTTTCGGCGGCTTGAATTTAATCCGTTTTGCTGGAGTGCGTGAATTTGATGTAGATCCGATCGTGATTGCTCCGGAGCGGCTTCAGCGCCTGCAAGAGAATCTGCTGCTGTGTTTCACGGGATATGCACGCACAGCATCCGATATCGCCAGGTCTCAGATTGAGCTGACGCCCACGAAACTGAGTGAACTTCGAGCGATGAGTGATATTTGCAATACTGCCTTGGAATGTTTGACTGCTCGTGAAGACGCCTTGGATGAATTTGGAAGACTGCTAAACGAGCAATGGCGTATTAAACGTGGTCTCAGCCATTTGGTCTCCACCCCAAAAATCGATGAAATTTATGAGGCTGGACTCAAGTGTGGTGCTCTGGGCGGAAAACTGCTGGGCGCTGGTGGTGGGGGCTTCATGTTGTTTTATGCTCCCAAGGAATGCCACGCAAACATTCAGGCTGTACTGAACGAAAGGATGTTCGTCCCCTTTCGATTTGAGTTCACAGGGTCAAAAATCGTGTATTTTTCTCGCGATTGA
- a CDS encoding NAD-dependent epimerase/dehydratase family protein, with protein MAPDFFAGKRILVTGAGGFIGTHLVRRLVELGAEVRGTLHQKPPQRPEPDVRYLQCDLTKSEDCRQATQGMDYVFMAAANSSGAAVMEKTPLVHLTPNLVMNAYMLAAAYENEVKKFCFISSNTVYPVTDFAVREEDARFDFFEKYFIVGWMKRFSEVMCEMYSGRIKAPMQTLVARPGNLYGPFDKFTRTESKVIAALIRRAIERQDPYVVWGDGRDIKDFLYVEDFIDGLLKAFPHVESGEPVNIASGRPVTIREMLPIILTAADYADARIEYDETQPTMIPRREINIDRIQALTGWVPATSLASGIQKTVAWYKCAYAAKTPEEMAL; from the coding sequence ATGGCACCAGACTTTTTTGCAGGCAAACGCATTCTCGTCACGGGTGCTGGTGGATTCATCGGAACTCACTTGGTGCGCCGCTTGGTGGAGTTGGGGGCAGAGGTGCGTGGCACGCTTCATCAAAAGCCGCCCCAACGTCCAGAGCCAGACGTGAGGTATCTTCAGTGTGACCTCACGAAATCAGAGGATTGTCGACAGGCGACGCAGGGGATGGACTATGTCTTTATGGCCGCTGCCAATAGTTCTGGGGCGGCTGTCATGGAAAAGACACCTTTGGTGCATCTCACGCCTAACCTGGTCATGAATGCGTACATGTTGGCGGCGGCATATGAAAATGAAGTCAAAAAATTTTGCTTCATCAGTTCCAACACTGTTTACCCGGTCACTGATTTCGCGGTGAGAGAAGAGGACGCACGATTCGACTTCTTCGAGAAATATTTCATCGTCGGTTGGATGAAGCGTTTCTCAGAGGTCATGTGTGAAATGTATAGTGGCCGGATCAAAGCGCCCATGCAGACGTTAGTGGCGCGCCCGGGTAACCTTTACGGGCCCTTTGATAAGTTCACCCGGACTGAATCCAAGGTGATTGCAGCTTTGATTCGCCGGGCCATTGAGCGACAAGACCCTTACGTCGTTTGGGGGGACGGGCGCGATATCAAGGATTTTTTGTATGTGGAAGATTTCATTGACGGCCTGCTAAAGGCTTTCCCGCACGTTGAGTCGGGCGAGCCCGTCAATATCGCCTCCGGTCGCCCCGTCACGATTCGGGAAATGTTACCGATCATTTTGACGGCAGCTGACTATGCCGATGCTCGGATCGAATATGACGAGACGCAGCCCACGATGATACCCCGTCGAGAAATTAACATTGACCGAATCCAAGCCCTGACGGGTTGGGTTCCGGCCACCTCGCTGGCGTCTGGAATCCAAAAAACAGTTGCATGGTACAAGTGCGCTTATGCCGCAAAGACGCCTGAAGAGATGGCATTATGA
- the rfbC gene encoding dTDP-4-dehydrorhamnose 3,5-epimerase codes for MQVQTTNLDGVKLITPPTNFEDFRGNYVELFNARLYRQVGIDLNFIQDDISTSRQHVLRGIHGDSKTWKLISCLHGAFYLVVVNNDPESRQFKHWQGFTLSDRNRLQVLVPPMFGNGHLVLTELAIFHYKQTTEYDRSGQFTIHWDDPEYQFWWPVKHPILSLRDEGVGR; via the coding sequence GTGCAAGTACAGACAACGAATTTGGATGGCGTCAAACTTATCACCCCGCCCACGAATTTTGAAGACTTTCGCGGAAATTATGTGGAATTGTTTAATGCCAGGCTCTATCGTCAGGTCGGCATAGACCTCAACTTCATTCAGGATGACATTTCAACCTCCCGGCAGCACGTCTTGAGAGGCATCCATGGTGATTCTAAGACCTGGAAGTTAATCTCCTGCCTGCACGGAGCATTCTATCTGGTGGTCGTGAACAATGACCCCGAATCTCGGCAGTTTAAACATTGGCAGGGATTCACCCTTTCGGATCGTAATCGTCTGCAGGTTCTTGTCCCGCCAATGTTTGGCAATGGTCACCTGGTGCTGACCGAGTTGGCCATTTTTCACTACAAGCAGACCACTGAATATGACCGGAGTGGACAATTCACCATTCATTGGGATGACCCGGAATATCAGTTCTGGTGGCCGGTCAAACATCCGATTCTCTCTCTGCGAGATGAGGGCGTAGGGCGGTGA